In the Phaeobacter gallaeciensis genome, one interval contains:
- a CDS encoding S-(hydroxymethyl)glutathione dehydrogenase/class III alcohol dehydrogenase has translation MIRTRAAVAVAPGKPLEIMDVNLEGPKAGEVLVEIKATGLCHTDEFTRSGDDPEGIFPAILGHEGAGVVIEVGEGVTSLEVGDHVIPLYTPECRECEYCLNPKTNLCQSIRTTQGAGLLPDGTTRFSMLDGTPIHHYMGCSTFANHTVVPEIALAKVRKDAPFDKICYIGCGVTTGIGAVINTAKVEIGSTAIVFGLGGIGLNVIQGLRLAGADQIVGVDLNPGKVEMATHFGMTDFVNPAEVEGDLVAHLVELTGGGADYTFDATGNVQVMRTALEAAHKGWGESIIIGVAPAGAEISTRPFQLVTGRSWRGTAFGGASGRTDVPKIVDWYMDGKIEIDPMITHKLSLDEINHGFDLMHEGKSIRAVVEF, from the coding sequence ATGATCCGCACCCGTGCCGCCGTTGCCGTTGCTCCCGGCAAACCGCTTGAAATCATGGACGTGAACCTCGAAGGCCCCAAAGCGGGTGAGGTTCTGGTAGAGATCAAGGCCACCGGTCTGTGCCACACCGACGAATTCACCCGCTCGGGCGATGACCCCGAAGGCATCTTCCCCGCCATCCTGGGCCACGAAGGCGCAGGCGTGGTGATCGAAGTCGGCGAAGGCGTCACCAGCCTGGAAGTGGGCGATCACGTGATCCCGCTTTACACACCTGAGTGCCGCGAATGCGAATACTGCCTCAACCCGAAAACCAACCTCTGCCAGTCGATCCGCACAACCCAAGGCGCCGGCCTGCTGCCCGATGGCACCACCCGCTTCTCGATGCTGGATGGCACCCCGATCCATCACTACATGGGCTGCTCGACTTTCGCCAACCACACGGTTGTGCCGGAAATCGCGCTGGCCAAGGTGCGCAAGGACGCACCCTTTGACAAGATCTGCTACATCGGCTGCGGCGTCACTACCGGCATCGGCGCGGTGATCAACACCGCCAAGGTCGAAATCGGCTCCACCGCCATCGTCTTCGGTCTGGGCGGCATCGGTCTCAACGTGATCCAGGGACTGCGGCTGGCGGGCGCCGACCAGATCGTGGGCGTGGACCTGAACCCCGGCAAGGTCGAAATGGCGACGCATTTCGGCATGACCGATTTCGTCAACCCCGCCGAGGTGGAGGGCGATCTGGTGGCGCATCTGGTTGAACTGACCGGCGGCGGCGCCGATTACACCTTTGACGCCACCGGGAACGTGCAGGTCATGCGTACCGCGCTGGAAGCCGCGCACAAGGGCTGGGGCGAAAGCATCATCATCGGCGTGGCACCTGCCGGAGCCGAGATTTCCACCCGTCCCTTCCAGCTGGTCACCGGCCGCAGCTGGCGCGGCACCGCATTCGGTGGCGCCTCGGGCCGTACCGATGTGCCGAAGATCGTCGACTGGTACATGGACGGCAAGATCGAGATCGACCCGATGATCACCCACAAGCTGTCGCTGGACGAAATCAACCACGGCTTCGACCTGATGCACGAAGGCAAATCCATCCGCGCCGTCGTGGAATTCTGA
- the cueR gene encoding Cu(I)-responsive transcriptional regulator, translating to MNIGDVAARSGLPAKTIRYYEDIGLIKPMRSANGYRSFAETDLHKLAFLGRARALGFTIEDCRMLMALYEDESRASADVKQLAQEHLGKIEAKIADLQAMRDTLTELVHCCAGDNRPDCPILKDLSGEFCAKETGAE from the coding sequence ATGAATATCGGAGATGTTGCAGCCCGTTCAGGGCTGCCTGCCAAAACCATTCGGTATTACGAGGACATCGGCCTCATCAAGCCCATGCGCAGCGCCAACGGCTATCGCAGTTTTGCCGAAACCGACCTGCATAAGCTGGCCTTTCTGGGGCGAGCGCGGGCTCTGGGCTTTACCATCGAAGACTGCCGTATGCTGATGGCGCTCTACGAGGATGAAAGCCGCGCCAGCGCCGATGTGAAGCAACTGGCGCAGGAGCACCTGGGCAAGATCGAAGCCAAGATCGCCGATTTGCAGGCGATGCGCGATACACTGACTGAACTGGTGCATTGCTGCGCCGGGGACAACCGGCCAGATTGTCCAATTCTGAAAGATCTGTCCGGCGAATTTTGTGCAAAGGAAACCGGCGCGGAGTAG
- a CDS encoding 3-keto-5-aminohexanoate cleavage protein yields the protein MSKPCIICVAITGSVPRKEHNPAVPITIAEQIESTQEAFEAGASIAHCHVRNDDQTPTSDPEKFGRLLEGLNKHCPGMIVQLSTGGRSGAGKERGGMLSLRPDMASLSVGSNNFPTRVYENPPELVDWFASEMRTYEVKPEIEAFDLSHIHQAVKMSREGAIPGKLYVQFVMGVKNAMPVDKETFDFYVQTVKRLAPDAEWCGAGIGPGQIMLNEWAIAAGGHTRTGLEDNLRIDRNTMAPSNAALVKRAADLCEKYERPVATWQQAREILELRPA from the coding sequence TTGAGCAAACCCTGCATTATCTGCGTGGCCATCACCGGCTCAGTGCCGCGCAAAGAACATAACCCGGCGGTGCCGATTACCATCGCCGAGCAGATCGAAAGCACTCAGGAAGCTTTTGAGGCAGGCGCCTCGATCGCCCATTGCCACGTGCGCAACGACGATCAGACGCCGACCTCGGACCCAGAAAAATTCGGCCGTCTGCTGGAAGGGCTGAACAAACACTGCCCCGGCATGATCGTGCAGCTGTCCACTGGTGGCCGCTCCGGCGCAGGCAAGGAGCGCGGCGGCATGCTGTCGCTGCGCCCTGACATGGCGTCGCTGTCGGTGGGGTCCAACAACTTCCCCACCCGCGTCTACGAGAACCCGCCGGAGCTGGTCGACTGGTTCGCCTCGGAAATGCGCACCTATGAGGTAAAGCCCGAGATCGAAGCCTTCGACCTCAGCCATATCCATCAGGCGGTGAAGATGAGCCGTGAAGGCGCGATTCCCGGCAAGCTCTATGTGCAGTTCGTCATGGGCGTGAAGAACGCGATGCCGGTGGACAAGGAAACCTTTGATTTCTACGTCCAGACGGTCAAACGTCTTGCCCCCGATGCCGAATGGTGCGGCGCGGGCATTGGTCCGGGTCAGATCATGCTGAACGAATGGGCCATCGCCGCAGGCGGTCACACCCGCACGGGTCTCGAAGACAACCTACGCATTGATCGCAACACCATGGCACCGTCGAACGCGGCCCTGGTCAAACGCGCGGCTGACCTGTGTGAGAAATACGAACGCCCCGTTGCCACCTGGCAGCAGGCGCGGGAAATTCTGGAACTCCGCCCGGCCTGA
- the pcaG gene encoding protocatechuate 3,4-dioxygenase subunit alpha, which produces MQQKLDYLKETPSQTAGPYVHIGLAPGAAGFQIYDQELGQDIAGPNAAGERIRIEGLVIDGIGSPVKDVLLEAWQANAAGVYAHPEHPGEVEEGFRGWGRVITNFETGEWAFETVKPGPVMGRNGQMMAPHINLWIVARGINIGLNTRLYFDDEAAANATDPVINLIEWEKRRETLIAKRSERDGQTVYRFDICLQGDDETVFFDI; this is translated from the coding sequence ATGCAACAGAAGCTTGATTATCTGAAAGAAACCCCGTCGCAAACCGCAGGCCCCTACGTCCATATCGGCCTTGCGCCGGGTGCTGCCGGTTTCCAGATCTACGATCAGGAACTGGGTCAGGACATCGCAGGCCCCAATGCCGCAGGCGAGCGGATCCGGATCGAAGGTCTTGTCATCGACGGCATCGGATCGCCGGTGAAGGACGTGCTGCTGGAGGCTTGGCAGGCCAATGCCGCCGGTGTCTATGCCCATCCCGAACATCCCGGCGAAGTCGAAGAGGGCTTTCGCGGCTGGGGCCGCGTGATCACCAACTTTGAAACCGGGGAATGGGCGTTTGAGACCGTCAAGCCCGGCCCGGTTATGGGCCGCAACGGTCAGATGATGGCGCCGCATATCAACCTCTGGATCGTGGCGCGCGGCATCAATATCGGCCTCAACACTCGCCTTTACTTTGACGACGAGGCCGCAGCCAACGCGACGGACCCGGTGATCAACCTGATCGAATGGGAGAAACGTCGCGAAACCTTGATCGCCAAGCGCAGCGAACGTGATGGGCAAACGGTTTATCGTTTTGACATTTGCCTGCAAGGTGACGATGAAACCGTATTCTTCGACATCTGA
- the pcaH gene encoding protocatechuate 3,4-dioxygenase subunit beta: protein MTKSTQNMAEFYQRDRRWHPPAYDKDYKTSVARSPKFSLISLENTPSEITGPRFGHGDLAPTDNDLISNYAKPGESPIGERIIVHGRVLDENARPVPNTLVEVWQANAGGRYRHKKDTYLAPIDPNFGGCGRTMTDEDGYYYFRTVKPGAYPWRNWVNDWRPAHIHVSVFGSGFAQRLITQLYFEGDPLIKTCPIVATIPDPDAIDQLIARLDRNATIPLDTIAYKFDIVLRGRRSTLFENRLEGN, encoded by the coding sequence ATGACGAAATCGACACAGAACATGGCTGAATTCTACCAGCGCGACCGCCGCTGGCACCCGCCAGCCTATGACAAGGACTACAAAACCTCGGTGGCGCGCTCGCCCAAGTTTTCGCTGATCAGCCTGGAAAACACGCCGAGCGAAATCACCGGCCCGCGTTTCGGTCATGGCGACCTGGCCCCCACCGACAATGATCTGATCTCGAACTACGCCAAGCCGGGCGAAAGCCCCATTGGCGAACGGATCATCGTGCATGGCCGGGTGCTGGATGAAAACGCCCGCCCGGTTCCGAATACTCTGGTCGAGGTCTGGCAGGCCAACGCCGGTGGACGCTACCGCCACAAGAAAGACACCTATCTGGCGCCGATCGACCCGAACTTTGGCGGCTGTGGCCGCACCATGACGGATGAGGATGGCTACTACTATTTCCGCACCGTGAAGCCCGGCGCCTACCCGTGGCGCAACTGGGTCAACGACTGGCGCCCGGCGCATATTCACGTTTCGGTCTTTGGCAGCGGCTTTGCCCAGCGCCTGATCACCCAGCTCTATTTCGAGGGTGATCCGCTGATCAAAACCTGTCCCATTGTGGCGACGATCCCGGATCCGGACGCCATCGACCAGCTGATCGCGCGGCTGGACCGCAACGCGACCATTCCGCTCGATACCATCGCATACAAATTCGACATCGTGCTGCGCGGTCGTCGTTCGACCCTGTTCGAAAACCGTCTGGAGGGGAACTGA
- the pcaC gene encoding 4-carboxymuconolactone decarboxylase, with protein MTDSRYDQGMTVRRSVLGDAHVDRAEAAKTDMDVAFQTLITEGAWGTVWASDGIGQRERSMLTLALLAAMGNFEEIPMHIRATARTGASRTDVIEAFQHVAIYAGVPRANHALKLAKQTYAEMDAEAAASPASKT; from the coding sequence ATGACCGACAGTCGTTACGATCAGGGCATGACCGTGCGCCGCAGCGTGCTGGGAGATGCGCATGTGGATCGCGCCGAAGCTGCCAAGACCGACATGGACGTGGCCTTTCAGACGCTGATCACCGAAGGCGCCTGGGGCACCGTTTGGGCCTCGGACGGGATCGGCCAGCGCGAACGGTCGATGCTGACCCTGGCCCTGCTGGCGGCGATGGGAAATTTCGAGGAAATCCCGATGCATATCCGCGCCACCGCGCGCACGGGCGCCAGCCGCACCGATGTGATCGAGGCGTTTCAGCACGTGGCGATCTACGCCGGGGTGCCGCGCGCCAACCATGCGCTGAAACTGGCCAAACAAACCTATGCGGAAATGGATGCCGAAGCCGCCGCATCCCCGGCATCCAAGACCTGA
- the pcaQ gene encoding pca operon transcription factor PcaQ: MRLSAQLKLRHLEVFVEVARQDSVTQAAEALGMTQPAVTRTLRELEAVVGKPLVERHGRGIRLSAYGEMFRDHAGRSLALARDGVAMLQGLDEAEGPRVAIGALPTVSATVVPDALAALRTEGSHSRFSVRTGDNQYLLDQLRRGNLDVVVGRLPAPDHMVGLDFDPLFRERVVAVVAHDHPLAALPHVPADAFEGFPVLMPSEGSIIRPLVDRMFLEQGMTVPRFPIETVSATFGRRFTLKHRAIWIISHGVVRADLEEGVLALLPLNTDSTLGPVGLCIRSEHQLSAAAARFCAALREICEA; encoded by the coding sequence ATGCGTCTGTCTGCACAGCTGAAGCTGCGCCATCTTGAGGTCTTCGTCGAGGTCGCCCGGCAGGATAGCGTCACCCAGGCGGCCGAGGCATTGGGCATGACCCAACCTGCGGTGACCCGCACCCTGCGGGAGCTGGAGGCCGTGGTCGGCAAGCCCTTGGTTGAGCGGCACGGGCGCGGTATCCGCCTGTCCGCCTATGGCGAGATGTTCCGCGACCACGCCGGGCGCAGTCTGGCGCTGGCACGGGACGGGGTGGCAATGCTGCAGGGGCTGGACGAGGCAGAAGGGCCACGGGTGGCTATTGGCGCTTTGCCGACCGTGTCAGCAACAGTGGTGCCGGATGCCCTGGCAGCGCTGCGTACCGAGGGTAGCCACAGCCGGTTTTCCGTGCGCACCGGGGACAATCAATACCTGCTGGACCAACTGCGGCGGGGCAATCTGGATGTGGTGGTGGGACGTCTGCCCGCGCCCGATCACATGGTGGGGCTGGATTTCGATCCGCTGTTCCGCGAACGGGTGGTCGCGGTCGTCGCCCATGATCATCCGCTGGCGGCGTTGCCGCATGTCCCGGCTGATGCCTTTGAGGGGTTCCCGGTACTGATGCCCTCGGAAGGGTCAATCATCCGGCCGTTGGTGGACCGCATGTTTCTGGAGCAGGGGATGACGGTGCCCCGTTTCCCGATCGAAACCGTTTCTGCCACGTTTGGGCGCCGGTTCACGCTGAAGCATCGGGCGATCTGGATCATCAGTCATGGTGTGGTGCGTGCCGATCTGGAGGAGGGCGTGCTGGCATTACTGCCGCTGAACACGGACAGCACGCTGGGTCCGGTGGGGCTGTGTATCCGCAGTGAACACCAGCTCTCTGCTGCTGCGGCGCGGTTCTGCGCAGCCTTGCGGGAGATTTGCGAGGCTTAG
- a CDS encoding TetR/AcrR family transcriptional regulator, whose translation MLEQISASKSEILDAAAHCFMTMGADSASIDDIAASLGSTKGRIYHHFPSKGALLAAVQLRAARFTYQAVSAVADDALPPQLCLERMARAHVMEVLRSLPYHKVILQTYTGARAKTSNAFELGMQAQVRAEHRQYAELFRDQIARGIEADIFPERNLTVTVAGLMLMLNSPVFWYQPDRGAGQEFRNTIADDLAEMALASLRA comes from the coding sequence ATGTTAGAACAGATCAGCGCATCCAAAAGCGAAATTCTTGATGCAGCGGCCCATTGTTTCATGACGATGGGCGCCGATTCCGCATCCATCGACGATATCGCGGCCAGCCTTGGATCGACCAAGGGACGGATTTATCATCACTTTCCCTCCAAAGGTGCGCTTCTGGCTGCGGTACAACTGCGCGCCGCGCGGTTCACCTATCAGGCGGTCAGCGCAGTGGCCGATGATGCCCTGCCTCCGCAGCTTTGTCTGGAACGGATGGCCCGCGCCCATGTGATGGAGGTGCTGCGCTCCCTGCCCTACCACAAGGTGATTCTCCAAACCTATACCGGCGCGCGCGCCAAAACCTCCAACGCGTTTGAGCTGGGCATGCAGGCGCAGGTGCGAGCAGAGCACCGGCAGTATGCCGAACTCTTCCGCGACCAGATCGCCCGGGGTATCGAGGCAGACATATTCCCCGAGCGCAACCTGACGGTCACGGTTGCCGGGCTGATGCTGATGCTCAACTCACCGGTCTTCTGGTATCAGCCGGATCGCGGCGCCGGGCAGGAGTTCCGCAACACCATCGCAGACGATCTGGCAGAAATGGCGCTGGCCAGCCTGCGCGCCTAA
- a CDS encoding branched-chain amino acid ABC transporter permease: protein MEVLQLLVSGLANGCVYGLIALGFVLIYKATEAVNFAQGDFMMLGAFVTLGLTNAEYMDLPFWVAAPLAISIMAVLGYLLDFFILRHLFGQSQTAVVILTIALGFVLRFVAGLIWGHEPQTLESPLALGDLQLGGVVLGMADVAVIVVTFLLTWSLYQFFQRTKLGLAMQAASQNQMAAYFMGIPVRRVQGLIWGLAGATAAVAGILFASKGAIDPNAGLLGIKAFAAAVIGGFGSLPGALAGGLIVGVIEPFAARYLAAGYSQIAPYALLLAVLVFRPHGLFSQVRVKKV, encoded by the coding sequence TTGGAAGTATTGCAGCTCCTGGTCAGCGGGCTCGCGAATGGCTGTGTCTACGGCCTGATCGCGCTCGGATTTGTGCTGATCTACAAAGCGACTGAAGCGGTCAATTTCGCTCAGGGCGATTTCATGATGCTGGGGGCATTTGTGACCCTTGGCCTTACCAACGCAGAATATATGGACCTGCCATTCTGGGTCGCAGCACCGCTGGCGATTTCGATCATGGCGGTTCTTGGCTATCTGCTCGACTTTTTCATTCTGCGGCACCTGTTCGGGCAGAGCCAGACTGCGGTTGTCATCCTGACCATCGCGCTGGGCTTTGTGCTGCGCTTCGTGGCTGGTTTGATCTGGGGGCACGAGCCGCAGACATTGGAAAGCCCGCTCGCGCTGGGCGATCTACAACTGGGCGGCGTCGTGCTGGGCATGGCGGATGTCGCGGTGATCGTGGTGACCTTCCTGCTCACATGGTCGCTTTACCAGTTCTTCCAGCGCACCAAGCTGGGGCTTGCCATGCAGGCGGCCAGTCAAAACCAGATGGCGGCCTATTTCATGGGCATTCCGGTGCGCCGGGTGCAGGGGCTGATCTGGGGTCTGGCGGGTGCAACCGCTGCCGTGGCCGGGATCCTTTTTGCCTCAAAGGGCGCCATTGATCCCAACGCCGGCCTCTTGGGCATCAAGGCCTTTGCGGCGGCTGTCATCGGCGGCTTCGGCTCGCTCCCCGGTGCACTGGCTGGTGGTCTGATCGTGGGTGTGATCGAGCCCTTCGCGGCACGGTATCTTGCGGCGGGCTATTCGCAGATCGCGCCTTATGCGCTGCTTCTGGCGGTGCTGGTGTTCCGTCCGCACGGCCTGTTCAGCCAAGTCCGAGTGAAGAAGGTCTGA
- a CDS encoding branched-chain amino acid ABC transporter permease: MRIHFKTTYEQDIRLFPDMWTACVYGLLILIAFGLPFLINEFYIGEVTNVLIWAIAGLGLMLLTGQTGQASLGHAAFLAIGCYTNTILIEQGLPFILAFPLAGVITGIVGAVIAIPALRLHGIYLAIATIALSILADDIIVLLEPWTGGVSGKFPDMITIFGFEIERWSMPTRFYYLVLVVTIICTLFYRNLLRSPLGRAFAAVRDSEVSATAMGVHIARTKATAFGLSCMITGWAGALMGYYAGTFNNETFSIVISITLLMMIVIGGLGSIHGAFFGAVVVAFLPQGLSILKDSVIGGGVAIPGLETGVFGMILILFILFEPMGIYGRWLKIRTWFELFPFARKDMFRRQKTYLKTERLR, translated from the coding sequence ATGCGCATTCATTTCAAAACCACCTATGAACAGGATATCCGCCTGTTCCCCGACATGTGGACGGCCTGCGTTTATGGCCTTCTGATCCTGATTGCCTTTGGCCTGCCATTCCTGATCAACGAGTTCTATATCGGCGAAGTCACCAACGTGCTGATCTGGGCGATTGCCGGTCTGGGTCTGATGCTGCTGACCGGTCAGACCGGTCAGGCCAGCCTTGGCCATGCGGCGTTTCTGGCCATCGGCTGCTATACCAACACGATCCTGATCGAACAGGGGCTGCCGTTCATTCTGGCCTTCCCGCTGGCCGGGGTCATCACCGGGATCGTCGGCGCCGTAATCGCCATTCCGGCCCTGCGGCTGCACGGGATCTATCTGGCGATTGCCACCATTGCCCTGTCGATCCTTGCCGATGACATTATCGTCCTTCTGGAGCCCTGGACTGGCGGCGTGTCCGGCAAGTTCCCGGACATGATCACCATATTCGGGTTCGAGATTGAACGCTGGTCGATGCCGACCCGGTTCTACTATCTGGTGCTTGTCGTCACCATCATCTGCACGCTGTTCTACCGCAACCTGCTGCGCTCGCCCCTGGGCCGTGCCTTTGCTGCGGTGCGTGACAGTGAGGTCTCGGCGACTGCTATGGGCGTTCACATTGCACGCACCAAGGCGACCGCCTTTGGCCTGTCTTGCATGATCACCGGCTGGGCCGGGGCGCTGATGGGATACTATGCGGGCACCTTTAACAACGAGACCTTCTCGATCGTGATTTCGATCACCCTGCTGATGATGATCGTGATTGGCGGCCTCGGCTCCATTCACGGGGCCTTCTTCGGCGCAGTTGTGGTGGCCTTCCTGCCGCAGGGTCTGTCGATCCTCAAAGACAGCGTGATCGGTGGCGGCGTCGCCATCCCGGGGCTGGAAACCGGCGTCTTCGGCATGATCCTGATCCTGTTCATCCTGTTCGAGCCCATGGGCATCTACGGCCGCTGGCTGAAGATCCGGACATGGTTCGAATTGTTCCCCTTTGCGCGCAAGGACATGTTCCGTCGCCAGAAAACCTACCTGAAGACGGAGCGTTTGAGATGA
- a CDS encoding ABC transporter ATP-binding protein, translating to MSLLEIKNATLKFGGVVAVNDLSFSVEEGEVYAIVGPNGAGKSTVFNLISRFYEPYAGSFTFDGQNLLDRKPDEVADLGIARTFQNIELFDHATVLQNLLVGRHRHRKSTLIEELFFAPRVRREEHRHREAVEEVIDFLDLQPYRNKMIAGLPYGVRKVVELGRALASGPRLLLLDEPASGLSVEETQDMRWWIDDIRKQMGITVLMVEHDMGLVSGVSDRVLALADGAKLAEGTPAEVQSNPAVIEAYLGAGAV from the coding sequence ATGAGCCTTTTGGAGATCAAGAATGCAACGCTGAAATTCGGTGGCGTTGTGGCTGTGAACGATCTGTCCTTCTCGGTCGAGGAAGGCGAGGTCTACGCCATCGTCGGCCCGAACGGGGCAGGGAAGTCGACCGTGTTCAACCTGATTTCGCGGTTCTACGAACCTTATGCGGGCTCTTTCACCTTCGACGGGCAGAACCTGCTGGATCGCAAACCGGACGAGGTGGCGGATCTTGGCATTGCGCGGACCTTTCAGAACATTGAACTCTTTGATCACGCGACGGTGTTGCAGAACCTTCTTGTGGGGCGGCACCGCCACCGCAAGTCCACGCTGATCGAAGAGCTGTTCTTTGCGCCGCGTGTGCGCCGCGAAGAGCACCGCCACCGCGAGGCCGTGGAGGAGGTGATCGATTTCCTCGACCTGCAGCCCTACCGGAACAAGATGATCGCTGGCCTGCCATATGGCGTGCGCAAGGTGGTCGAACTGGGCCGGGCGTTGGCCTCGGGGCCGCGGCTCTTGTTGCTGGATGAACCTGCCTCGGGACTTTCGGTTGAGGAAACGCAGGACATGCGTTGGTGGATTGATGATATCCGCAAACAGATGGGGATCACCGTATTGATGGTGGAACATGACATGGGGCTGGTCTCTGGCGTGTCCGACCGCGTTCTGGCGCTGGCGGATGGGGCCAAGCTGGCCGAAGGCACCCCGGCTGAGGTGCAGTCGAACCCGGCCGTGATCGAGGCCTATCTTGGCGCGGGGGCTGTCTGA
- a CDS encoding ABC transporter ATP-binding protein: MGEPLLEIKNLESFYGPIMAIRGVSLKVDKGQIVTVLGANGAGKSTLLKTISGIMDPEKGEVLFDGKPIQGQEPHKIVSQGIVHVPEGREVFPLLTVNENLSLGAYTRSDRAEIEKDREMVFDYFPILAERRDQEAGTLSGGQQQMLAIGRGLMLRPKIMLLDEPSLGLSPLLVQEIFAILRRLNAEEHVTMMLVEQNARIALELADVGYVMEIGRIVMDGTADRLMQSEDIQAFYLGHQEEGQRGEKRWKRKKTWR, translated from the coding sequence ATGGGAGAGCCTTTGCTGGAAATCAAGAACCTCGAGAGCTTTTACGGGCCGATCATGGCAATCCGGGGCGTGTCGCTGAAGGTGGACAAGGGGCAGATCGTCACCGTTCTGGGTGCCAATGGCGCCGGGAAATCCACCCTCCTGAAAACGATCTCGGGCATCATGGATCCTGAAAAGGGCGAAGTGCTGTTCGATGGCAAACCGATTCAGGGGCAGGAGCCGCACAAGATCGTCAGTCAGGGCATCGTACACGTGCCCGAAGGCCGCGAGGTCTTCCCGCTGCTGACGGTGAATGAAAATCTGAGCCTTGGCGCTTACACCCGGTCGGACAGGGCCGAGATCGAAAAGGACCGGGAGATGGTGTTCGACTATTTCCCGATCCTCGCCGAACGGCGCGACCAGGAGGCCGGGACGCTGTCCGGCGGCCAGCAGCAGATGCTGGCGATCGGGCGTGGGCTGATGCTGCGGCCCAAGATCATGCTGCTGGATGAACCCAGCCTAGGCCTTTCGCCGCTTCTGGTGCAGGAGATCTTTGCCATTCTGCGGCGGCTCAACGCCGAGGAACACGTGACCATGATGCTGGTGGAACAGAACGCCCGCATCGCGCTGGAACTGGCGGACGTGGGCTATGTGATGGAGATCGGCCGCATCGTGATGGACGGCACCGCCGACCGCCTGATGCAGTCCGAGGACATCCAGGCCTTTTATTTGGGCCACCAGGAAGAAGGCCAGCGCGGAGAGAAACGCTGGAAACGCAAGAAGACGTGGCGATGA